Proteins from a genomic interval of Panthera tigris isolate Pti1 chromosome A2, P.tigris_Pti1_mat1.1, whole genome shotgun sequence:
- the UBXN6 gene encoding UBX domain-containing protein 6 isoform X2 has translation MRERAPRGKPNQPALQQPRQGPTDEAQMAAAAALARLEQKQPRARGPTSQESIRNQVRKELRAEAPVSGSPEAPGTNRVPEPREEGSTHLAVPAVCFTCPLTGATLRKDQRDAHIKEAILSHFSTDPVAASIMKIHTFNRDRDRVKLGVDTIAKYLDNICLHPEEEKYRKIKLQNRVFQERINCLEGTHEFFEAVGFQKALLPVPDQEGPEEFYVLSEAALAQPQSLRKHKEQLLGAEPVRATLARQRRVFQPSPLASQFDLPGDFFTLTAEEVRREQRLRSEAVERLSVLRTKAMREREEQRERRRYTYTLLRVRFPDGCLLQGTFYARERVAALYAFVREALQSDWLPFELLASGGQRLSEEESPAFDECGLVPSALLTFSWDAALLEDLRAAGAEPDSSILKPELLSTIEKLS, from the exons ATGAG gGAGAGGGCCCCCAGAGGGAAACCCAACCAGCCCGCGCTCCAGCAGCCCCGCCAGGGACCCACCGACGAGGCCCAGATGGCAGCCGCGGCAGCCCTGGCCCGGCTCGAACAGAAGCAGCCCAGGGCCCGGGGCCCCACGTCGCAGGAGTCCATCCGGAACCAGG tGAGAAAGGAACTTCGAGCCGAAGCCCCTGTCAGCGGGAGCCCAGAGGCCCCAGGGACCAACAGG GTGCCTGAGCCCAGAGAGGAGGGCTCGACCCACCTGGCAGTGCCCGCGGTGTGCTTCACCTGCCCGCTCACGGGGGCCACGCTCAGGAAGGACCAGCGGGATGCACACATCAAAGAGGCCATTCTCTCG cacttCTCCACCGACCCCGTGGCTGCCTCCATCATGAAGATCCACACGTTCAACAGAGACCGGGACAGGGTGAAGCTGGGTGTGGACACCATCGCCAA GTACCTGGACAACATCTGCCTGCACCCCGAGGAAGAGAAGTACAGGAAGATCAAGCTACAGAACCGCGTGTTTCAG GAGCGAATTAACTGCCTGGAAGGGACCCACGAGTTTTTTGAGGCCGTCGGCTTCCAGAAGGCCCTGCTTCCGGTGCCCGATCAGG AGGGCCCCGAGGAGTTCTACGTGCTGAGCGAGGCcgccctggcccagccccagaGCCTGCGGAAGCACAAGGAGCAGCTGCTGGGCGCCGAGCCCGTGCGGGCCACGCTGGCCCGCCAGCGCCGCGTCTTCCAGCCCTCGCCCCTGGCCTCCCAGTTTGACCTGCCCGGGGACTTCTTCACCCTCACGGCGGAGGAGGTCAGGCGGGAACAGAGGCTCCGGTCCGAGGCCGTGGAGCGGCTGAGTGTGCTGCGGACCAAGGCCATgcgggagagggaggagcagagagagcggcGCAGATACACCTACACGCTGCTGCGCGTCCGCTTCCCCGACGGCTGCCTGCTCCAGG gcaccttctaCGCCCGGGAGCGGGTGGCCGCGCTGTATGCCTTCGTCCGGGAGGCCTTGCAGAGCGACTGGCTGCCTTTCGAGCTGCTGGCCTCGGGCGGGCAGAGGTTGTCGGAGGAGGAGAGCCCGGCCTTCGACGAGTGCGGGCTG GTGCCCTCCGCCCTCCTGACCTTCTCGTGGGACGCAGCCCTGCTGGAGGACCTCAGGGCCGCAGGGGCGGAACCGGACTCTTCTATCCTGAAACCTGAGCTCCTGTCGACCATCGAGAAGCTCTCGTGA
- the UBXN6 gene encoding UBX domain-containing protein 6 isoform X1 produces the protein MKKFFQEIKADIKFKSAGPGQKLTESVGERAPRGKPNQPALQQPRQGPTDEAQMAAAAALARLEQKQPRARGPTSQESIRNQVRKELRAEAPVSGSPEAPGTNRVPEPREEGSTHLAVPAVCFTCPLTGATLRKDQRDAHIKEAILSHFSTDPVAASIMKIHTFNRDRDRVKLGVDTIAKYLDNICLHPEEEKYRKIKLQNRVFQERINCLEGTHEFFEAVGFQKALLPVPDQEGPEEFYVLSEAALAQPQSLRKHKEQLLGAEPVRATLARQRRVFQPSPLASQFDLPGDFFTLTAEEVRREQRLRSEAVERLSVLRTKAMREREEQRERRRYTYTLLRVRFPDGCLLQGTFYARERVAALYAFVREALQSDWLPFELLASGGQRLSEEESPAFDECGLVPSALLTFSWDAALLEDLRAAGAEPDSSILKPELLSTIEKLS, from the exons ATGAAGAAATTCTTCCAGGAGATCAAGGCTGACATCAAGTTCAAGAGTGCGGGGCCTGGTCAGAAGCTCACGGAGTCCGTGGG gGAGAGGGCCCCCAGAGGGAAACCCAACCAGCCCGCGCTCCAGCAGCCCCGCCAGGGACCCACCGACGAGGCCCAGATGGCAGCCGCGGCAGCCCTGGCCCGGCTCGAACAGAAGCAGCCCAGGGCCCGGGGCCCCACGTCGCAGGAGTCCATCCGGAACCAGG tGAGAAAGGAACTTCGAGCCGAAGCCCCTGTCAGCGGGAGCCCAGAGGCCCCAGGGACCAACAGG GTGCCTGAGCCCAGAGAGGAGGGCTCGACCCACCTGGCAGTGCCCGCGGTGTGCTTCACCTGCCCGCTCACGGGGGCCACGCTCAGGAAGGACCAGCGGGATGCACACATCAAAGAGGCCATTCTCTCG cacttCTCCACCGACCCCGTGGCTGCCTCCATCATGAAGATCCACACGTTCAACAGAGACCGGGACAGGGTGAAGCTGGGTGTGGACACCATCGCCAA GTACCTGGACAACATCTGCCTGCACCCCGAGGAAGAGAAGTACAGGAAGATCAAGCTACAGAACCGCGTGTTTCAG GAGCGAATTAACTGCCTGGAAGGGACCCACGAGTTTTTTGAGGCCGTCGGCTTCCAGAAGGCCCTGCTTCCGGTGCCCGATCAGG AGGGCCCCGAGGAGTTCTACGTGCTGAGCGAGGCcgccctggcccagccccagaGCCTGCGGAAGCACAAGGAGCAGCTGCTGGGCGCCGAGCCCGTGCGGGCCACGCTGGCCCGCCAGCGCCGCGTCTTCCAGCCCTCGCCCCTGGCCTCCCAGTTTGACCTGCCCGGGGACTTCTTCACCCTCACGGCGGAGGAGGTCAGGCGGGAACAGAGGCTCCGGTCCGAGGCCGTGGAGCGGCTGAGTGTGCTGCGGACCAAGGCCATgcgggagagggaggagcagagagagcggcGCAGATACACCTACACGCTGCTGCGCGTCCGCTTCCCCGACGGCTGCCTGCTCCAGG gcaccttctaCGCCCGGGAGCGGGTGGCCGCGCTGTATGCCTTCGTCCGGGAGGCCTTGCAGAGCGACTGGCTGCCTTTCGAGCTGCTGGCCTCGGGCGGGCAGAGGTTGTCGGAGGAGGAGAGCCCGGCCTTCGACGAGTGCGGGCTG GTGCCCTCCGCCCTCCTGACCTTCTCGTGGGACGCAGCCCTGCTGGAGGACCTCAGGGCCGCAGGGGCGGAACCGGACTCTTCTATCCTGAAACCTGAGCTCCTGTCGACCATCGAGAAGCTCTCGTGA
- the HDGFL2 gene encoding hepatoma-derived growth factor-related protein 2 isoform X4, giving the protein MPHAFKPGDLVFAKMKGYPHWPARIDDIADGAVKPPPNKYPIFFFGTHETAFLGPKDLFPYDKCKDKYGKPNKRKGFNEGLWEIQNNPHASYSAPLPVSSSDSEAPEADPAGGSEDDEVRGVMAVTAVTATAASDRMESDSDSDKSSDNSGLKRKAAALKMSVSKRARKASSDLDQASVSPSEEENSESSSESEKTSDQDFTPEKKAVVRAPRRGPPAGRKKKKAPSASDSDSKAESDGAKGEPVAVARSAPSSASSSASSSSDSDVSVKKPPRGRKPAEKPPPKPRGRKPKPERPPSSSSSSDSDSDEVDRISEWKRRDEERRRELEARRRREQEEELRRLREQEKEEKERRRERERGEAPAGGSGGSSGDEPGDEDEPVRKRGRKGRGRGPQSSSDSGPEAEPQREAKKAARQSQSTEPSRRPSQKEKRGRPEERPRARPPKVERTRKRSEGFPPDRKVEKKKEPSVEEKLQKLHSEIKFALKVDNPDVKRCLNALEALGTLQVTSQILQKNTDVVATLKKIRRYKANKEVMEKAAEVYTRLKSRVLGPKIEAIQKATRTGTEKERAEVDKAEEALAGEEAPAERAEDELSADLSAPVNGEATSQKGESAGDKEQEEGQNSEEGLGCGSSEEPLHNDAQEAPELDVPGKERQERSRVRIASESLDEEDS; this is encoded by the exons ATGCCGCATGCCTTCAAGCCCGGGGACTTGGTGTTCGCCAAGATGAAGGGCTACCCGCACTGGCCGGCCCGG ATCGATGACATCGCCGACGGTGCCGTGAAGCCCCCACCCAACAAGTACCCCATCTTCTTCTTTGGTACACACGAAAC AGCCTTCCTGGGCCCCAAGGACCTGTTCCCTTACGACAAATGTAAAGATAAGTACGGGAAGCCCAACAAGAGGAAAGGCTTCAATGAAGGACTGTGGGAGATCCAGAACAATCCCCACGCCAGCTACAGCGCCCCTCTG CCGGTGAGTTCCTCTGACAGCGAGGCCCCCGAAGCCGACCCGGCAGGCGGGAGCGAGGACGACGAGGTCCGGGGGGTCATGGCCGTCACAGCCGTGACCGCCACAGCGGCCAGCGACAGGATGGAGAGTGACTCCGACTCGGACAAAAGCAGCGACAACAGTGGCCTGAAACGGAAGGCTGCAGCCCTGAAG ATGTCGGTCTCAAAACGAGCTCGAAAGGCCTCCAGCGACCTGGATCAAGCCAGCGTGTCCCCATCCGAGGAGGAGAACTCAGAAAGCTCTTCTGAGTCAGAGAAGACCAGTGACCAG GACTTCACCCCCGAGAAGAAAGCTGTGGTGCGGGCGCCTCGGCGGGGCCCCCCTGCGGGACGGAAGAAAAAG AAGGCGCCCTCGGCCTCCGACTCCGACTCCAAAGCGGAATCCGACGGGGCCAAGGGCGAGCCTGTGGCCGTGGCCAGGTCCGCGCcgtcctctgcctcctcctctgcctcctcctcctccgacTCGGACGTGTCCGTAAAGAAGCCTCCTCGGGGCCGGAAGCCAG cTGAGAAGCCGCCCCCGAAGCCCCGCGGCCGGAAGCCGAAGCCAGAGCGGCCCCCGAGCAGCTCGAGCAGCAGCGACAG CGACAGCGACGAGGTGGACCGCATCAGCGAGTGGAAGCGCCGGGACGAGGAGCGAAGGCGGGAGCTGGAGGCCAGGCGGCGccgggagcaggaggaggagctgCGGCGGCTCCGcgagcaggagaaggaggagaaggagcggCGGCGGGAGCGCGAGCGCGGGGAGGCCCCCGCCGGGGGCAGCGGGGGCAGCAGCGGGGACGAGCCGGGCGACGAGGACGAGCCCGTGAGGAAGCGCGGCCGCaagggccgggggcgggggccgcaGTCGTCGTCCGACTCGGGGCCCGAGGCCGAGCCGCAGCGAGAG GCAAAGAAGGCGGCCAGACAGTCACAAAGCACAGAGCCCTCGAGGAGACCcagccagaaggagaagagagggcgCCCCGAGGAGAGGCCCCGAGCCAG GCCCCCCAAGGTGGAGCGGACCCGGAAGCGGTCAGAAGGGTTCCCGCCCGACCGGAAGGTGGAGAAGAAGAAAG AACCTTCCGTGGAGGAAAAGTTGCAGAAGCTGCACAGCGAGATCAAGTTCGCCCTGAAAGTCGACAATCCG gATGTGAAGAGGTGTCTGAATGCGCTCGAGGCGCTGGGGACCCTGCAGGTGACCTCACAGATCCTCCAGAAGAACACAGATGTGGTGGCCACACTGAAAAAG ATCCGCCGTTATAAGGCCAACAAGGAGGTGATGGAGAAGGCCGCAGAGGTCTACACCCGGCTCAAGTCTCGGGTCCTGGGACCGAAGATCGAGGCCATCCAGAAGGCGACCAGAACTGGGACGGAGAAGGAGAGGGCCGAGGTGGACAAGGCAGAGGAGGCGCTGGCTGGAGAGGAGGCCCCCGCGGAGAGGGCGGAGGACGAGCTGAGCGCTG atCTCTCAGCCCCGGTGAATGGCGAGGCCACGTCCCAGAAAGGGGAGAGCGCGGGGGacaaggagcaggaggaaggacagaattccgaggaggggctggggtgcgGCTCCTCTGAAGAGCCCTTACACAACGA CGCGCAGGAGGCCCCCGAGTTGGACGTGCCCGGGAAGGAGCGGCAGGAGCGCTCGAGGGTGCGGATAGCCTCAGAGTCCCTGGACGAGGAGGACAGCTGA
- the HDGFL2 gene encoding hepatoma-derived growth factor-related protein 2 isoform X1 — MPHAFKPGDLVFAKMKGYPHWPARIDDIADGAVKPPPNKYPIFFFGTHETAFLGPKDLFPYDKCKDKYGKPNKRKGFNEGLWEIQNNPHASYSAPLPVSSSDSEAPEADPAGGSEDDEVRGVMAVTAVTATAASDRMESDSDSDKSSDNSGLKRKAAALKMSVSKRARKASSDLDQASVSPSEEENSESSSESEKTSDQDFTPEKKAVVRAPRRGPPAGRKKKKAPSASDSDSKAESDGAKGEPVAVARSAPSSASSSASSSSDSDVSVKKPPRGRKPAEKPPPKPRGRKPKPERPPSSSSSSDSDSDEVDRISEWKRRDEERRRELEARRRREQEEELRRLREQEKEEKERRRERERGEAPAGGSGGSSGDEPGDEDEPVRKRGRKGRGRGPQSSSDSGPEAEPQREAKKAARQSQSTEPSRRPSQKEKRGRPEERPRARPPKVERTRKRSEGFPPDRKVEKKKEPSVEEKLQKLHSEIKFALKVDNPDVKRCLNALEALGTLQVTSQILQKNTDVVATLKKIRRYKANKEVMEKAAEVYTRLKSRVLGPKIEAIQKATRTGTEKERAEVDKAEEALAGEEAPAERAEDELSAGEQGGSPRRPSEPDGTGSHLSAPVNGEATSQKGESAGDKEQEEGQNSEEGLGCGSSEEPLHNDSAQEAPELDVPGKERQERSRVRIASESLDEEDS; from the exons ATGCCGCATGCCTTCAAGCCCGGGGACTTGGTGTTCGCCAAGATGAAGGGCTACCCGCACTGGCCGGCCCGG ATCGATGACATCGCCGACGGTGCCGTGAAGCCCCCACCCAACAAGTACCCCATCTTCTTCTTTGGTACACACGAAAC AGCCTTCCTGGGCCCCAAGGACCTGTTCCCTTACGACAAATGTAAAGATAAGTACGGGAAGCCCAACAAGAGGAAAGGCTTCAATGAAGGACTGTGGGAGATCCAGAACAATCCCCACGCCAGCTACAGCGCCCCTCTG CCGGTGAGTTCCTCTGACAGCGAGGCCCCCGAAGCCGACCCGGCAGGCGGGAGCGAGGACGACGAGGTCCGGGGGGTCATGGCCGTCACAGCCGTGACCGCCACAGCGGCCAGCGACAGGATGGAGAGTGACTCCGACTCGGACAAAAGCAGCGACAACAGTGGCCTGAAACGGAAGGCTGCAGCCCTGAAG ATGTCGGTCTCAAAACGAGCTCGAAAGGCCTCCAGCGACCTGGATCAAGCCAGCGTGTCCCCATCCGAGGAGGAGAACTCAGAAAGCTCTTCTGAGTCAGAGAAGACCAGTGACCAG GACTTCACCCCCGAGAAGAAAGCTGTGGTGCGGGCGCCTCGGCGGGGCCCCCCTGCGGGACGGAAGAAAAAG AAGGCGCCCTCGGCCTCCGACTCCGACTCCAAAGCGGAATCCGACGGGGCCAAGGGCGAGCCTGTGGCCGTGGCCAGGTCCGCGCcgtcctctgcctcctcctctgcctcctcctcctccgacTCGGACGTGTCCGTAAAGAAGCCTCCTCGGGGCCGGAAGCCAG cTGAGAAGCCGCCCCCGAAGCCCCGCGGCCGGAAGCCGAAGCCAGAGCGGCCCCCGAGCAGCTCGAGCAGCAGCGACAG CGACAGCGACGAGGTGGACCGCATCAGCGAGTGGAAGCGCCGGGACGAGGAGCGAAGGCGGGAGCTGGAGGCCAGGCGGCGccgggagcaggaggaggagctgCGGCGGCTCCGcgagcaggagaaggaggagaaggagcggCGGCGGGAGCGCGAGCGCGGGGAGGCCCCCGCCGGGGGCAGCGGGGGCAGCAGCGGGGACGAGCCGGGCGACGAGGACGAGCCCGTGAGGAAGCGCGGCCGCaagggccgggggcgggggccgcaGTCGTCGTCCGACTCGGGGCCCGAGGCCGAGCCGCAGCGAGAG GCAAAGAAGGCGGCCAGACAGTCACAAAGCACAGAGCCCTCGAGGAGACCcagccagaaggagaagagagggcgCCCCGAGGAGAGGCCCCGAGCCAG GCCCCCCAAGGTGGAGCGGACCCGGAAGCGGTCAGAAGGGTTCCCGCCCGACCGGAAGGTGGAGAAGAAGAAAG AACCTTCCGTGGAGGAAAAGTTGCAGAAGCTGCACAGCGAGATCAAGTTCGCCCTGAAAGTCGACAATCCG gATGTGAAGAGGTGTCTGAATGCGCTCGAGGCGCTGGGGACCCTGCAGGTGACCTCACAGATCCTCCAGAAGAACACAGATGTGGTGGCCACACTGAAAAAG ATCCGCCGTTATAAGGCCAACAAGGAGGTGATGGAGAAGGCCGCAGAGGTCTACACCCGGCTCAAGTCTCGGGTCCTGGGACCGAAGATCGAGGCCATCCAGAAGGCGACCAGAACTGGGACGGAGAAGGAGAGGGCCGAGGTGGACAAGGCAGAGGAGGCGCTGGCTGGAGAGGAGGCCCCCGCGGAGAGGGCGGAGGACGAGCTGAGCGCTGGTGAGCAGGGCGGGAGCCCTCGTAGACCCTCCGAGCCAGACGGCACGGGAAGCC atCTCTCAGCCCCGGTGAATGGCGAGGCCACGTCCCAGAAAGGGGAGAGCGCGGGGGacaaggagcaggaggaaggacagaattccgaggaggggctggggtgcgGCTCCTCTGAAGAGCCCTTACACAACGA CAGCGCGCAGGAGGCCCCCGAGTTGGACGTGCCCGGGAAGGAGCGGCAGGAGCGCTCGAGGGTGCGGATAGCCTCAGAGTCCCTGGACGAGGAGGACAGCTGA
- the HDGFL2 gene encoding hepatoma-derived growth factor-related protein 2 isoform X2 yields MPHAFKPGDLVFAKMKGYPHWPARIDDIADGAVKPPPNKYPIFFFGTHETAFLGPKDLFPYDKCKDKYGKPNKRKGFNEGLWEIQNNPHASYSAPLPVSSSDSEAPEADPAGGSEDDEVRGVMAVTAVTATAASDRMESDSDSDKSSDNSGLKRKAAALKMSVSKRARKASSDLDQASVSPSEEENSESSSESEKTSDQDFTPEKKAVVRAPRRGPPAGRKKKKAPSASDSDSKAESDGAKGEPVAVARSAPSSASSSASSSSDSDVSVKKPPRGRKPAEKPPPKPRGRKPKPERPPSSSSSSDSDSDEVDRISEWKRRDEERRRELEARRRREQEEELRRLREQEKEEKERRRERERGEAPAGGSGGSSGDEPGDEDEPVRKRGRKGRGRGPQSSSDSGPEAEPQREAKKAARQSQSTEPSRRPSQKEKRGRPEERPRARPPKVERTRKRSEGFPPDRKVEKKKEPSVEEKLQKLHSEIKFALKVDNPDVKRCLNALEALGTLQVTSQILQKNTDVVATLKKIRRYKANKEVMEKAAEVYTRLKSRVLGPKIEAIQKATRTGTEKERAEVDKAEEALAGEEAPAERAEDELSAGEQGGSPRRPSEPDGTGSHLSAPVNGEATSQKGESAGDKEQEEGQNSEEGLGCGSSEEPLHNDAQEAPELDVPGKERQERSRVRIASESLDEEDS; encoded by the exons ATGCCGCATGCCTTCAAGCCCGGGGACTTGGTGTTCGCCAAGATGAAGGGCTACCCGCACTGGCCGGCCCGG ATCGATGACATCGCCGACGGTGCCGTGAAGCCCCCACCCAACAAGTACCCCATCTTCTTCTTTGGTACACACGAAAC AGCCTTCCTGGGCCCCAAGGACCTGTTCCCTTACGACAAATGTAAAGATAAGTACGGGAAGCCCAACAAGAGGAAAGGCTTCAATGAAGGACTGTGGGAGATCCAGAACAATCCCCACGCCAGCTACAGCGCCCCTCTG CCGGTGAGTTCCTCTGACAGCGAGGCCCCCGAAGCCGACCCGGCAGGCGGGAGCGAGGACGACGAGGTCCGGGGGGTCATGGCCGTCACAGCCGTGACCGCCACAGCGGCCAGCGACAGGATGGAGAGTGACTCCGACTCGGACAAAAGCAGCGACAACAGTGGCCTGAAACGGAAGGCTGCAGCCCTGAAG ATGTCGGTCTCAAAACGAGCTCGAAAGGCCTCCAGCGACCTGGATCAAGCCAGCGTGTCCCCATCCGAGGAGGAGAACTCAGAAAGCTCTTCTGAGTCAGAGAAGACCAGTGACCAG GACTTCACCCCCGAGAAGAAAGCTGTGGTGCGGGCGCCTCGGCGGGGCCCCCCTGCGGGACGGAAGAAAAAG AAGGCGCCCTCGGCCTCCGACTCCGACTCCAAAGCGGAATCCGACGGGGCCAAGGGCGAGCCTGTGGCCGTGGCCAGGTCCGCGCcgtcctctgcctcctcctctgcctcctcctcctccgacTCGGACGTGTCCGTAAAGAAGCCTCCTCGGGGCCGGAAGCCAG cTGAGAAGCCGCCCCCGAAGCCCCGCGGCCGGAAGCCGAAGCCAGAGCGGCCCCCGAGCAGCTCGAGCAGCAGCGACAG CGACAGCGACGAGGTGGACCGCATCAGCGAGTGGAAGCGCCGGGACGAGGAGCGAAGGCGGGAGCTGGAGGCCAGGCGGCGccgggagcaggaggaggagctgCGGCGGCTCCGcgagcaggagaaggaggagaaggagcggCGGCGGGAGCGCGAGCGCGGGGAGGCCCCCGCCGGGGGCAGCGGGGGCAGCAGCGGGGACGAGCCGGGCGACGAGGACGAGCCCGTGAGGAAGCGCGGCCGCaagggccgggggcgggggccgcaGTCGTCGTCCGACTCGGGGCCCGAGGCCGAGCCGCAGCGAGAG GCAAAGAAGGCGGCCAGACAGTCACAAAGCACAGAGCCCTCGAGGAGACCcagccagaaggagaagagagggcgCCCCGAGGAGAGGCCCCGAGCCAG GCCCCCCAAGGTGGAGCGGACCCGGAAGCGGTCAGAAGGGTTCCCGCCCGACCGGAAGGTGGAGAAGAAGAAAG AACCTTCCGTGGAGGAAAAGTTGCAGAAGCTGCACAGCGAGATCAAGTTCGCCCTGAAAGTCGACAATCCG gATGTGAAGAGGTGTCTGAATGCGCTCGAGGCGCTGGGGACCCTGCAGGTGACCTCACAGATCCTCCAGAAGAACACAGATGTGGTGGCCACACTGAAAAAG ATCCGCCGTTATAAGGCCAACAAGGAGGTGATGGAGAAGGCCGCAGAGGTCTACACCCGGCTCAAGTCTCGGGTCCTGGGACCGAAGATCGAGGCCATCCAGAAGGCGACCAGAACTGGGACGGAGAAGGAGAGGGCCGAGGTGGACAAGGCAGAGGAGGCGCTGGCTGGAGAGGAGGCCCCCGCGGAGAGGGCGGAGGACGAGCTGAGCGCTGGTGAGCAGGGCGGGAGCCCTCGTAGACCCTCCGAGCCAGACGGCACGGGAAGCC atCTCTCAGCCCCGGTGAATGGCGAGGCCACGTCCCAGAAAGGGGAGAGCGCGGGGGacaaggagcaggaggaaggacagaattccgaggaggggctggggtgcgGCTCCTCTGAAGAGCCCTTACACAACGA CGCGCAGGAGGCCCCCGAGTTGGACGTGCCCGGGAAGGAGCGGCAGGAGCGCTCGAGGGTGCGGATAGCCTCAGAGTCCCTGGACGAGGAGGACAGCTGA
- the HDGFL2 gene encoding hepatoma-derived growth factor-related protein 2 isoform X3, producing MPHAFKPGDLVFAKMKGYPHWPARIDDIADGAVKPPPNKYPIFFFGTHETAFLGPKDLFPYDKCKDKYGKPNKRKGFNEGLWEIQNNPHASYSAPLPVSSSDSEAPEADPAGGSEDDEVRGVMAVTAVTATAASDRMESDSDSDKSSDNSGLKRKAAALKMSVSKRARKASSDLDQASVSPSEEENSESSSESEKTSDQDFTPEKKAVVRAPRRGPPAGRKKKKAPSASDSDSKAESDGAKGEPVAVARSAPSSASSSASSSSDSDVSVKKPPRGRKPAEKPPPKPRGRKPKPERPPSSSSSSDSDSDEVDRISEWKRRDEERRRELEARRRREQEEELRRLREQEKEEKERRRERERGEAPAGGSGGSSGDEPGDEDEPVRKRGRKGRGRGPQSSSDSGPEAEPQREAKKAARQSQSTEPSRRPSQKEKRGRPEERPRARPPKVERTRKRSEGFPPDRKVEKKKEPSVEEKLQKLHSEIKFALKVDNPDVKRCLNALEALGTLQVTSQILQKNTDVVATLKKIRRYKANKEVMEKAAEVYTRLKSRVLGPKIEAIQKATRTGTEKERAEVDKAEEALAGEEAPAERAEDELSADLSAPVNGEATSQKGESAGDKEQEEGQNSEEGLGCGSSEEPLHNDSAQEAPELDVPGKERQERSRVRIASESLDEEDS from the exons ATGCCGCATGCCTTCAAGCCCGGGGACTTGGTGTTCGCCAAGATGAAGGGCTACCCGCACTGGCCGGCCCGG ATCGATGACATCGCCGACGGTGCCGTGAAGCCCCCACCCAACAAGTACCCCATCTTCTTCTTTGGTACACACGAAAC AGCCTTCCTGGGCCCCAAGGACCTGTTCCCTTACGACAAATGTAAAGATAAGTACGGGAAGCCCAACAAGAGGAAAGGCTTCAATGAAGGACTGTGGGAGATCCAGAACAATCCCCACGCCAGCTACAGCGCCCCTCTG CCGGTGAGTTCCTCTGACAGCGAGGCCCCCGAAGCCGACCCGGCAGGCGGGAGCGAGGACGACGAGGTCCGGGGGGTCATGGCCGTCACAGCCGTGACCGCCACAGCGGCCAGCGACAGGATGGAGAGTGACTCCGACTCGGACAAAAGCAGCGACAACAGTGGCCTGAAACGGAAGGCTGCAGCCCTGAAG ATGTCGGTCTCAAAACGAGCTCGAAAGGCCTCCAGCGACCTGGATCAAGCCAGCGTGTCCCCATCCGAGGAGGAGAACTCAGAAAGCTCTTCTGAGTCAGAGAAGACCAGTGACCAG GACTTCACCCCCGAGAAGAAAGCTGTGGTGCGGGCGCCTCGGCGGGGCCCCCCTGCGGGACGGAAGAAAAAG AAGGCGCCCTCGGCCTCCGACTCCGACTCCAAAGCGGAATCCGACGGGGCCAAGGGCGAGCCTGTGGCCGTGGCCAGGTCCGCGCcgtcctctgcctcctcctctgcctcctcctcctccgacTCGGACGTGTCCGTAAAGAAGCCTCCTCGGGGCCGGAAGCCAG cTGAGAAGCCGCCCCCGAAGCCCCGCGGCCGGAAGCCGAAGCCAGAGCGGCCCCCGAGCAGCTCGAGCAGCAGCGACAG CGACAGCGACGAGGTGGACCGCATCAGCGAGTGGAAGCGCCGGGACGAGGAGCGAAGGCGGGAGCTGGAGGCCAGGCGGCGccgggagcaggaggaggagctgCGGCGGCTCCGcgagcaggagaaggaggagaaggagcggCGGCGGGAGCGCGAGCGCGGGGAGGCCCCCGCCGGGGGCAGCGGGGGCAGCAGCGGGGACGAGCCGGGCGACGAGGACGAGCCCGTGAGGAAGCGCGGCCGCaagggccgggggcgggggccgcaGTCGTCGTCCGACTCGGGGCCCGAGGCCGAGCCGCAGCGAGAG GCAAAGAAGGCGGCCAGACAGTCACAAAGCACAGAGCCCTCGAGGAGACCcagccagaaggagaagagagggcgCCCCGAGGAGAGGCCCCGAGCCAG GCCCCCCAAGGTGGAGCGGACCCGGAAGCGGTCAGAAGGGTTCCCGCCCGACCGGAAGGTGGAGAAGAAGAAAG AACCTTCCGTGGAGGAAAAGTTGCAGAAGCTGCACAGCGAGATCAAGTTCGCCCTGAAAGTCGACAATCCG gATGTGAAGAGGTGTCTGAATGCGCTCGAGGCGCTGGGGACCCTGCAGGTGACCTCACAGATCCTCCAGAAGAACACAGATGTGGTGGCCACACTGAAAAAG ATCCGCCGTTATAAGGCCAACAAGGAGGTGATGGAGAAGGCCGCAGAGGTCTACACCCGGCTCAAGTCTCGGGTCCTGGGACCGAAGATCGAGGCCATCCAGAAGGCGACCAGAACTGGGACGGAGAAGGAGAGGGCCGAGGTGGACAAGGCAGAGGAGGCGCTGGCTGGAGAGGAGGCCCCCGCGGAGAGGGCGGAGGACGAGCTGAGCGCTG atCTCTCAGCCCCGGTGAATGGCGAGGCCACGTCCCAGAAAGGGGAGAGCGCGGGGGacaaggagcaggaggaaggacagaattccgaggaggggctggggtgcgGCTCCTCTGAAGAGCCCTTACACAACGA CAGCGCGCAGGAGGCCCCCGAGTTGGACGTGCCCGGGAAGGAGCGGCAGGAGCGCTCGAGGGTGCGGATAGCCTCAGAGTCCCTGGACGAGGAGGACAGCTGA